A section of the Apostichopus japonicus isolate 1M-3 chromosome 1, ASM3797524v1, whole genome shotgun sequence genome encodes:
- the LOC139969930 gene encoding 2'-5'-oligoadenylate synthase 1-like: protein MGNTNQTPMSTDLCSALKEFADNLAPSKNLVTEMGRIIDRLGRHLHSTTFKWRRCINRIVPLGSYAKKSSLRFMMDLDLVVYLNDCEYPFNAFLKDLKEHIEHSDSYTNCTLNGTCLFFVAEGTLHVDLLPATNRVPRSGLSQGRSAQEVQREMTLAYILDSSNPFDEGYKQSTGLSETAVEFVKRKNEVFHCSTLARLAKFWSKTVCVEGFHSGRSSIMEYIAIRSTEIEQNTGRENTLKAFRRFLTIVSNPEEMAIYWTDNYDKADIISTIKNSRPLLLDPTNPYNNILRGKNKSFMMEMAKFARVSMDRLGEAEYRALRGEPVDLLSLFKPQPVWAQLPFILERRSQPKNFYVSVRDGGGLKMPKTVTKKKMEESDREIIENFLFSFCEVSVVDAKLTGSQDVSEKVLGDVRRMITPGAQWSLWSLILTSDVNFEIPFTDGNNTSKVLYVSFDM from the coding sequence ATGGGCAACACCAACCAAACTCCCATGTCCACCGACCTTTGTTCAGCCCTGAAGGAGTTTGCTGACAACTTGGCACCGTCCAAGAACCTTGTAACTGAAATGGGACGCATCATTGATCGACTCGGCCGTCATCTCCATAGCACTACGTTTAAATGGAGACGCTGCATTAACAGAATCGTCCCTCTTGGAAGCTATGCGAAGAAAAGCTCCCTTCGTTTCATGATGGATTTGGACTTGGTTGTTTACTTGAACGACTGTGAGTATCCTTTCAATGCGTTTTTGAAGGACCTGAAGGAGCACATCGAGCATTCCGACTCCTATACCAACTGCACACTGAATGGAACCTGCCTATTCTTCGTGGCCGAAGGAACTTTACACGTAGACTTGCTTCCCGCAACGAATAGAGTTCCTAGAAGCGGATTGAGTCAAGGAAGAAGTGCTCAAGAAGTACAGCGTGAAATGACGTTAGCTTACATCTTGGATTCATCAAATCCTTTTGACGAGGGATACAAACAAAGCACGGGTCTCTCGGAAACCGCGGTTGAATTTGTAAAACGCAAAAACGAAGTATTTCATTGTAGCACTCTGGCGAGATTGGCTAAGTTCTGGAGCAAGACGGTTTGCGTTGAAGGCTTCCATTCAGGACGTTCCAGTATCATGGAGTACATAGCTATTCGATCAACTGAAATTGAGCAAAACACAGGAAGGGAAAATACACTGAAGGCATTCCGTCGGTTTCTGACGATAGTGTCAAATCCTGAAGAGATGGCTATTTACTGGACTGATAACTACGACAAAGCTGATATAATATCAACGATAAAGAACTCACGTCCCTTGCTTTTGGATCCAACTAACCCTTACAACAACATCCTCCGAGGAAAGAATAAATCGTTCATGATGGAAATGGCCAAGTTTGCTCGAGTATCCATGGACCGGCTGGGGGAAGCCGAATATAGAGCACTACGCGGAGAGCCCGTAGATCTTCTAAGCCTGTTTAAGCCTCAGCCTGTATGGGCTCAGTTGCCGTTCATTTTGGAGAGGCGTAGTCAACCCAAGAATTTCTACGTTTCTGTGAGAGATGGCGGTGGTTTGAAGATGCCAAAGACGGTAACCAAGAAAAAGATGGAAGAATCCGATCGAGAGATTATTGAAaactttctgttttctttctgtGAAGTATCCGTAGTGGATGCTAAACTGACAGGGTCCCAAGACGTTTCGGAGAAGGTTCTGGGAGACGTCCGGCGTATGATAACACCAGGTGCTCAGTGGAGTCTATGGAGCCTAATATTAACAAGCGATGTCAATTTCGAGATTCCATTTACTGACGGAAATAATACATCGAAGGTACTTTATGTCAGTTTTGACATGTAG
- the LOC139969942 gene encoding inactive 2'-5' oligoadenylate synthetase 1C-like yields the protein MSSDLCSALKEFADNLAPTQSLVNEVGRIIDRLSRHLHSDRFKWKRFINRIVPFGSYSKKSSLRIMMDLDLVVFLNDCEYPFDDFVSDLEEHIELSDSYTNCTLDGTHLFFVAEGTLNIDLLPATNRVPRSGLSQGRSPQDVQYEMTLAYILNSSNPFDEGNNQSTALTETAVAFVKRKNQLFHCSTLSRLAKFWSKTVCVEGFHSGRSSIMEYIAIRSTEREQSTGRENTLKAFRRFLTIVSNPEEMAIYWTENYKIGDVEPKIKNSRPLLLDPTNPYNNILQRKNKPFMVEMAKFARVSMNRLEEAECRALRGETVDLLSLFKPQPEWMQLPFNMRRRSQPKNFYVSVRDGGNLMMPKTVTKKSMEESDREIIENFLFSFSEVAVAGSKKKGIPNVAQKVQTDVQQMIAPGASWGPGGSLSNRDAKLEIPFTDEKGIPKILDVGFNF from the coding sequence ATGTCGTCCGACCTTTGCTCAGCTCTGAAAGAGTTTGCCGACAACTTAGCACCGACCCAGTCCCTTGTAAATGAAGTGGGACGCATCATCGATCGACTCAGCCGTCATCTCCATAGCGACAGATTCAAATGGAAACGCTTCATTAACAGAATTGTCCCTTTTGGAAGCTATTCAAAGAAAAGCTCCCTTCGCATCATGATGGATTTGGACTTGGTCGTTTTCTTGAACGACTGTGAGTATCCTTTCGATGATTTTGTGAGTGATCTGGAGGAGCACATCGAGCTTTCCGACTCTTATACCAACTGCACACTGGATGGAACCCATCTATTCTTCGTGGCCGAAGGAACTTTGAACATAGACTTGCTTCCCGCAACGAACAGAGTTCCTAGAAGCGGGTTGAGTCAAGGAAGAAGTCCACAAGACGTACAATATGAAATGACGTTAGCTTACATCCTGAATTCATCAAATCCTTTTGACGAGGGAAACAACCAAAGCACTGCCCTCACGGAAACCGCTGTTGCATTTGTGAAACGCAAAAACCAATTATTTCATTGTAGCACTCTTTCAAGATTGGCCAAGTTTTGGAGCAAGACGGTTTGCGTTGAAGGCTTCCATTCAGGACGTTCCAGTATCATGGAGTATATAGCCATTCGATCAACTGAGAGGGAGCAAAGCACAGGAAGGGAAAATACCCTGAAGGCATTCCGACGGTTTCTGACGATAGTGTCAAATCCTGAAGAGATGGCTATTTACTGGACCGAGAACTACAAGATAGGTGATGTTGAACCAAAGATAAAAAACTCACGTCCCCTACTTTTGGACCCAACAAACCCTTACAACAACATCCTCCAACGAAAGAATAAACCGTTTATGGTGGAAATGGCCAAGTTTGCTCGAGTCTCAATGAATCGTCTAGAGGAAGCTGAATGCAGAGCACTACGTGGAGAAACCGTGGATCTTCTAAGCTTGTTTAAGCCGCAACCTGAATGGATGCAATTGCCGTTTAATATGCGGAGGCGTAGCCAACCTAAGAATTTCTACGTTTCTGTGAGAGATGGAGGTAATTTGATGATGCCAAAGACGGTAACCAAGAAAAGCATGGAAGAATCCGATCGAGAGATTATTGaaaactttttgttttctttctcagaAGTAGCCGTAGCTGGTTCTAAGAAGAAGGGAATCCCAAATGTTGCGCAAAAGGTCCAGACAGACGTCCAGCAAATGATTGCTCCTGGCGCTAGCTGGGGTCCAGGTGGCTCTCTATCAAATAGAGATGCAAAATTAGAGATTCCTTTTACTGATGAAAAGGGAATACCGAAGATACTTGACGTCGGCTTCAACTTTTGA
- the LOC139969949 gene encoding 2'-5'-oligoadenylate synthase 1A-like, which translates to MSSDLCSALKEFADNLAPPQSLVNKVGRIIDRLSRHLHSDRFKWSGCINRIVPLGSYAKKSSLRFMMDLDLVVFLNDCEYPFEDFMRDLDEHIELSDTYTNCTLNGTRLFFVAEGTLHVDLLPATNRLPRSELSQGRNPQDLQYKMTLAYILNSSNPFDEGYQQSPALSETAVEFVKRKNEVFHCSTVTRLAKFWSKTVCVEGFHSGRSTIMEYIAIRSAEMEQNTGRENTLKAFRRFLTIVSNPEEMAIYWTEYYKIGDIKPRMKNSRPLLLDPTNPYNNILRGKNKSFMVEMAKFAQVSMDRLEEADCRARRGESVDLQSLFKPQPVWIQLPFYLRRRSQPKNFVVSVRDGGDLTMPKTVTKKSMEESDREIIENFLFSFSEVAVAASKKKGIPNVAQKVQTDVQHMIAPGASWGPGGFLSDRDAKLEIPFTDEKGIPKVIGVGFDL; encoded by the coding sequence ATGTCGTCCGACCTTTGCTCAGCTCTGAAAGAGTTTGCCGACAACTTGGCACCGCCCCAGTCCCTTGTAAATAAAGTGGGACGTATCATCGATCGACTCAGCCGTCATCTCCATAGCGACAGATTCAAATGGAGTGGTTGCATTAACAGAATCGTCCCTCTTGGTAGTTATGCAAAGAAAAGCTCCCTTCGCTTCATGATGGATTTGGACTTGGTCGTTTTCTTGAACGACTGTGAGTATCCTTTCGAGGATTTTATGAGGGACCTGGATGAGCACATCGAGCTTTCTGACACGTATACCAACTGCACACTGAATGGAACCCGCCTATTCTTCGTGGCCGAAGGAACTTTGCACGTAGACTTGCTACCAGCAACAAACAGACTTCCTAGAAGCGAGCTGAGTCAAGGAAGAAATCCTCAAGACTTACAATATAAAATGACATTAGCTTATATCCTGAATTCATCAAATCCTTTTGACGAGGGATACCAACAAAGCCCTGCCCTTTCGGAAACCGCCGTTGAATTTGTGAAACGCAAAAACGAGGTATTTCATTGCAGCACAGTGACGAGATTGGCAAAGTTTTGGAGCAAGACGGTTTGCGTTGAAGGCTTCCATTCAGGACGTTCCACTATCATGGAGTACATAGCTATTCGATCAGCTGAGATGGAGCAAAACACAGGAAGGGAAAATACACTGAAGGCATTCCGTCGGTTTCTGACGATAGTGTCAAATCCTGAAGAGATGGCTATTTACTGGACCGAGTACTACAAGATAGGTGATATTAAACCAAGGATGAAAAATTCACGTCCCCTCCTTTTGGATCCAACAAACCCTTACAACAACATCCTCCGAGGAAAGAATAAATCGTTCATGGTGGAAATGGCCAAGTTTGCTCAAGTCTCCATGGATCGTCTAGAGGAAGCTGACTGCAGAGCACGACGTGGAGAGTCCGTGGATCTTCAAAGCCTGTTTAAGCCGCAGCCTGTATGGATACAATTGCCGTTTTATTTGCGGAGGCGTAGCCAACCTAAGAATTTCGTTGTTTCTGTGAGAGATGGAGGTGATTTGACGATGCCAAAGACGGTAACCAAGAAGAGCATGGAAGAATCCGATCGAGAGATCATTGaaaactttttgttttctttctcagaAGTAGCCGTAGCTGCTTCTAAGAAGAAGGGAATCCCAAATGTTGCGCAAAAGGTCCAGACAGACGTCCAGCATATGATTGCACCTGGCGCTAGCTGGGGTCCAGGTGGCTTTCTATCAGATAGAGATGCAAAATTAGAGATTCCTTTTACTGATGAAAAGGGAATACCGAAGGTAATTGGCGTCGGCTTCGACTTGTGA
- the LOC139969957 gene encoding uncharacterized protein, whose protein sequence is MEHGAVRKRKGPYLKWKTKVPMPLNSDDQLTALVWDSDQPENALSSDETEIFGIQDEIFTDENDDQPPPEYVPGTDADLDSLFDDLQEVIRKEKFEDLCDDTTETAEILTEKFAEVCMSQSAEVLSNNEEQNNLNVEHFPGSKKCLGAVMLLLCLFMIRFKVSDEAMTHLLTIIGILLPDNHKCPTSLYSLRKYLSVYTYMPEIRYYCSFCYAHVEKDMKHCPNHFCNNDLTATGGLSYFVLYSLVKQLQVLFNRKSFTESVRNHRFCRSSKKGVVSDVYDGVLYQNLWQQGFLSNPNNLSFAINTDGVSIFKSSKVSLWPVYLLVNELPVKDRKLRENTLFYGMWISSKKPIMWSFLKPLFDDITSLEEGVEFQDFTGNKFICKATILTCTCDLPAKSLVANSIQFNGSYGCWHCLQKGENFRTEAGGNCHVYPPQIGDLSGPPRTKESVLTSVHKILNDIKAGRSVSTDKGVKGPSWFVYLKYFNIIDGFVIDYMHGVCSGVMKLMLTLWFSREHKSKEFSFYQYKETVSNLLKAIKPTITITRVPRSLDDIAFWKASEYRNFLYFWGVPILRNILQPVYYIHFCLLVRAMFLLSQNSINENDFLIAETCLAEFVTKFPTLYSLRYVTMNVHQLVHLGRCVRYTGPLFVNNCFIFEDLNGFLVQHMHGTQGIDTQVINTIGLIHSIPLLEENFLDLNYEVQNCVMSMMGRTHATWQHLTNSVYRIGSLYRRILTFEESSAIKRKFQVTDLSVRCFLKIFIQNTDSFVYGSFYKKLIRRNQSVVKYVTNSEPAAQQYGSVQFFAILGEGDLCVAFIEPFKLKQKESTDHIKEVIQDPDLEVIKLDQLLCSCIYTEVNDSMYVCEIPNRCDKD, encoded by the exons ATGGAACATGGTGCTGTTCGAAAAAGGAAAGGTCCGTACCTCAAATGGAAAACCAAGGTGCCTATGCCGTTAAATTCCGATGATCAGCTAACTGCTTTGGTT TGGGACTCGGATCAGCCAGAGAATGCACTCTCTTCAGATGAAACTGAAATCTTTGGAATCCAAGATGAg ATATTCACAGATGAGAACGATGACCAACCACCCCCTGAGTATGTTCCTGGGACTGATGCAGATCTGGATTCCTTGTTTGATGATCTCCAAGAGGTAATTAGAAAAGAGAAGTTTGAGGATTTGTGCGATGATACTACAGAAACAGCTGAAATATTAACCGAGAAATTTGCAGAAGTATGCATGAGTCAATCAGCTGAAGTACTCTCAAATAATGAAGAGCAGAATAACTTAAATGTTGAACATTTCCCTGGTTCTAAAAAATGTCTTGGTGCCGTCATGTTATTACTATGCCTTTTCATGATCAGGTTCAAAGTGTCAGATGAGGCAATGACCCATTTGCTTACAATCATAGGCATACTATTACCAGATAATCATAAATGTCCAACATCACTGTATTCACTTCGAAAGTACCTTTCCGTTTACACGTATATGCCTGAAATAAGGTATTATTGTTCATTTTGTTATGCACATGTTGAAAAAGATATGAAGCATTGTCCAAACCACTTTTGTAATAATGATTTGACTGCTACAGGAGGCTTGTCATATTTTGTTCTTTACAGTTTAGTGAAACAGCTGCAGGTCTTATTTAATCGCAAATCTTTCACAGAAAGTGTTAGGAATCATAGATTTTGTAGATCATCAAAGAAAGGTGTTGTCAGTGATGTCTATGATGGGGTATTGTACCAAAATTTGTGGCAACAGGGTTTTCTTAGTAATCCAAACAATTTATCTTTTGCTATTAATACAGATGGGGTGTCTATTTTCAAAAGTTCAAAAGTTTCATTGTGGCCTGTTTATTTGCTTGTCAATGAATTGCCTGTTAAAGATCGTAAACTGAGGGAAAATACACTTTTTTATGGAATGTGGATTTCTTCAAAGAAACCAATAATGTGGAGTTTTCTGAAACCACTTTTCGATGACATCACATCACTTGAGGAAGGTGTTGAGTTTCAAGACTTCACTGGAAATAAGTTTATTTGCAAAGCAACAATATTAACATGCACATGTGATTTGCCTGCAAAAAGCCTGGTAGCAAACAGCATTCAGTTTAATGGTAGTTATGGTTGCTGGCATTGTTTGCAAAAAGGTGAAAATTTTAGAACAGAAGCAGGTGGTAATTGTCATGTTTATCCTCCACAAATTGGTGATCTTAGTGGGCCCCCTCGAACTAAGGAATCAGTGCTGACATCTGTTCACAAAATTTTGAATGACATCAAAGCAGGTCGTAGTGTTTCAACAGACAAGGGTGTCAAAGGTCCTTCTTGGTTTGTGTacctgaaatattttaatataattgaTGGATTTGTAATTGactacatgcatggtgtttgcTCCGGTGTCATGAAACTAATGCTAACACTTTGGTTTTCCAGGGAACATAAAAGTAAGGAGTTTTCATTTTATCAGTATAAGGAAACAGTGAGCAACCTTCTAAAGGCAATTAAACCAACCATTACCATCACTAGGGTGCCTCGCTCCTTAGATGATATTGCTTTTTGGAAGGCATCTGAATATAGAAACTTTTTGTATTTCTGGGGGGTTCCAATATTGAGAAATATTCTGCAACCAGTTTATTACATTCATTTCTGCCTACTGGTAAGAGCTATGTTTCTTCTCTCACAAAActcaataaatgaaaatgattttcttATAGCTGAAACCTGTCTTGCAGAATTTGTCACAAAGTTTCCAACTTTATATAGTTTAAGGTATGTCACAATGAATGTTCACCAGCTAGTACATCTTGGGAGATGTGTTCGCTATACCGGCCCTCTTTTTGTGAATAACTGCTTCATATTTGAAGATTTGAATGGTTTTTTAGTTCAGCATATGCATGGTACACAGGGTATTGATACACAAGTTATAAATACCATTGGTCTTATTCATAGCATTCCACTTTTGGAAGAAAATTTTTTAGACTTGAATTATGAAGTGCAGAACTGTGTTATGTCCATGATGGGAAGGACTCATGCAACATGGCAACACTTGACAAACTCTGTTTACAGGATCGGTTCCCTTTATAGAAGGATTTTGACTTTTGAGGAATCCTCAGCAATTAAGAGAAAGTTTCAGGTAACAGATTTATCTGTCAGatgttttttaaaaattttcattcagAACACAGATTCATTCGTCTATGGTTCATTTTACAAGAAACTAATACGAAGAAATCAAAGTGTTGTCAAGTATGTTACAAATTCAGAGCCTGCTGCACAACAGTACGGTTCTGTACAATTTTTTGCAATCTTAGGggaaggtgacctttgtgtagCTTTCATTGAACCCtttaaattgaaacaaaaagaaagcacAGATCATATCAAAGAGGTAATCCAAGATCCAGACTTGGAAGTGATAAAACTTGATCAATTATTATGTAGTTGTATTTACACTGAGGTTAATGAtagcatgtatgtgtgtgagaTACCAAATAGGTGTGATAAAGACTAA